From the Cohaesibacter sp. ES.047 genome, one window contains:
- the modC gene encoding molybdenum ABC transporter ATP-binding protein — MRDGNESPDQEMTAAFRGALGTFDLDVSFSLPARGVTALFGPSGCGKTSILRCVAGLNRLADGFFSLKGQVWQDADRFVATHKRPIGYVFQEASLFPHLSVEDNLLFGHKRMAARVDNGRAVLNQKDVVELLGIGPLLKRSPLKLSGGERQRVAIGRALLSCPEILLMDEPMAALDRFSKNEILPYLERLHDELAIPVLYVSHDLAEVERLADQMVLMERGHVRAVGPLQALLSDPSLSLASMPDAASVLSGTLHAYDERYGIGTIDVSGTFFQIPGVAGTIGRPVRLRIEASDVSLARNMPEGSSSILNTPSVRIETIQPFGEHMANVFLTFEGEGETQSLLARISRKSLHLLDLKPGEPVQAMVKSVSLVREA, encoded by the coding sequence ATGAGGGATGGAAACGAAAGCCCGGATCAGGAGATGACCGCCGCATTTCGGGGGGCGTTGGGGACGTTCGATCTGGATGTCTCCTTTTCTTTGCCAGCGCGGGGCGTTACCGCTCTTTTTGGTCCATCCGGTTGCGGCAAGACGAGCATTCTTCGATGTGTTGCCGGGCTGAACCGTTTGGCGGATGGCTTCTTTTCTCTCAAGGGTCAGGTCTGGCAGGATGCGGACCGGTTCGTTGCCACACACAAGCGGCCCATCGGATATGTCTTTCAGGAGGCAAGCCTGTTTCCCCATCTGTCGGTTGAGGACAATCTGCTCTTTGGCCACAAGCGGATGGCGGCGCGTGTTGACAACGGGAGGGCGGTGCTCAATCAGAAAGACGTGGTTGAGTTGCTGGGTATCGGGCCATTGCTCAAGCGGTCGCCGCTCAAACTGTCCGGAGGCGAGCGGCAGCGCGTTGCCATTGGGCGGGCGCTTCTGTCGTGTCCCGAGATCCTCTTGATGGATGAGCCGATGGCGGCGCTCGACCGTTTCAGCAAGAACGAGATCCTGCCTTATCTGGAGCGGCTGCATGACGAGTTGGCCATCCCTGTCCTCTATGTCAGCCACGATCTTGCAGAAGTGGAGCGGTTGGCGGACCAGATGGTCCTGATGGAACGGGGGCATGTGCGGGCTGTGGGTCCGCTGCAGGCGCTCCTGTCCGATCCCTCGTTGTCCTTGGCGAGCATGCCCGATGCGGCTTCGGTGCTGTCCGGAACGCTGCATGCGTATGATGAGCGCTATGGCATCGGCACCATTGATGTGTCTGGAACCTTCTTTCAGATCCCCGGCGTTGCGGGGACAATCGGGCGGCCGGTGCGCCTGCGCATTGAGGCAAGCGATGTGTCGCTGGCTCGCAATATGCCTGAGGGCAGTTCCTCAATCCTGAACACGCCATCGGTGCGGATCGAGACCATTCAGCCATTCGGTGAGCATATGGCGAACGTCTTTCTAACCTTCGAAGGCGAGGGGGAGACACAGTCGCTTCTGGCCCGCATTTCGCGCAAGAGTCTGCATCTGTTGGATCTCAAGCCGGGCGAACCTGTGCAGGCGATGGTCAAATCGGTGTCTCTGGTCAGGGAAGCCTAG
- the modA gene encoding molybdate ABC transporter substrate-binding protein, which produces MSSLLNKPALWSLIALALSPLVAPQSEAAETKIAVAANFTSAAKEIAAAFKDETGHDAKLSFGSTGKLFAQIVNGAPFTVFLAADQARPIKAEQEGAAVAGSRFTYATGRIVLFSQDAELVDGEGAVLQSPDRFDRLAIANPATAPYGAAAMEVIEALAVPVATQDKIVRGDSISQTHQFVASGNAQLGFLALSQVINLDQGSQWVVPTALYTPIRQDAVLLKTGADDEAAKAFMIFLKGDRAKDIIRSFGYGVE; this is translated from the coding sequence ATGTCGTCCCTGTTGAACAAACCCGCTCTTTGGTCCTTGATTGCCCTCGCGCTCTCGCCTCTTGTTGCGCCGCAGAGCGAGGCGGCAGAAACCAAGATCGCCGTGGCTGCCAATTTCACCTCGGCTGCCAAGGAAATCGCTGCCGCCTTCAAGGATGAGACCGGCCATGATGCCAAGCTTAGCTTCGGATCGACCGGCAAGCTTTTTGCCCAGATCGTCAATGGCGCGCCTTTTACGGTCTTTCTGGCGGCCGATCAGGCCCGTCCGATCAAAGCGGAGCAGGAGGGAGCGGCGGTTGCCGGATCCCGCTTCACTTATGCCACTGGGCGGATTGTGCTCTTCAGTCAGGACGCGGAACTGGTTGATGGGGAAGGGGCCGTACTCCAGTCGCCCGACCGGTTTGATCGCCTTGCCATCGCCAACCCTGCCACTGCGCCCTATGGTGCTGCCGCGATGGAGGTGATTGAGGCGCTTGCCGTGCCGGTCGCAACGCAGGACAAGATCGTCCGCGGCGACAGCATCTCTCAAACCCATCAGTTTGTTGCCTCGGGCAATGCACAGCTGGGGTTTCTTGCCCTTTCGCAGGTCATCAATCTTGATCAAGGGTCTCAATGGGTGGTTCCGACCGCGCTTTACACGCCGATCCGACAGGATGCTGTCCTTTTGAAAACCGGAGCAGATGACGAAGCAGCCAAAGCCTTTATGATCTTTTTAAAAGGGGATAGGGCAAAAGACATCATTCGCTCATTCGGCTATGGTGTCGAGTGA
- a CDS encoding DUF1868 domain-containing protein: MTIRNWSMPEPKRSNLKALLTGQNADTPFPPAISEPGKGGKFDAAGSLLKFPGNTFICHIDRQSAFFEALCTMQDRLKAMPYADHFSFLPKASFHMTVFCGVSGDPLGQDGWTDALPIGSDLPTVTNSFISALKREKGEAGFSVKATGLVLPATIEMAGSNEIEEKKLRATRALLERVTGIKRGDIESYGFHVSMAYPVRWLSPDQADDVIKEAEAQFEDLLANFGPIALDPVEFCLFETMHRYDTIGVLDETGYRETSADAERYEQSEAS, from the coding sequence ATGACTATCAGAAACTGGTCGATGCCAGAGCCAAAGCGTAGCAATCTCAAAGCATTGCTAACCGGCCAAAACGCAGACACGCCATTTCCTCCCGCCATTTCCGAGCCTGGAAAGGGCGGCAAATTTGACGCTGCGGGGTCTCTGCTCAAATTTCCCGGCAACACCTTCATTTGTCATATTGATCGCCAGTCGGCCTTCTTTGAAGCGCTCTGCACAATGCAGGATCGGCTGAAGGCCATGCCTTATGCGGATCATTTTTCTTTCCTGCCCAAGGCAAGCTTCCACATGACCGTGTTCTGCGGGGTTAGTGGAGATCCACTGGGACAGGATGGCTGGACAGACGCTCTGCCAATTGGCAGCGATCTGCCGACGGTCACCAACTCCTTCATTTCTGCGCTTAAGCGCGAAAAGGGAGAGGCTGGCTTCAGCGTCAAGGCGACAGGGTTGGTCCTGCCGGCCACAATCGAAATGGCCGGCTCGAACGAGATAGAAGAGAAAAAGCTGCGCGCCACTCGGGCGCTGCTCGAAAGGGTCACCGGCATCAAACGGGGAGATATTGAAAGCTATGGCTTTCATGTAAGCATGGCATATCCCGTTCGCTGGCTCAGTCCGGATCAGGCCGACGATGTGATCAAAGAGGCCGAGGCTCAGTTTGAAGACTTGCTTGCCAACTTTGGCCCAATCGCTCTGGATCCCGTGGAATTCTGCTTGTTTGAAACCATGCATCGGTACGACACGATCGGGGTGCTGGATGAAACCGGCTACCGGGAAACCAGCGCAGATGCCGAACGCTACGAGCAAAGTGAAGCATCATAA
- the iolE gene encoding myo-inosose-2 dehydratase, with amino-acid sequence MILFGTNPIAWSNDDDQSLGAHITLEQCLDETAKIGFDGIEKGHKLPTTPEGIEKELGGRGLKYVSGWHSLNVLTNSIEDEKAAMQSYLDLLKAVGSKVIITCETSNAIHGADDTPVNNKPVLSDSDWEAFGKGVEELAQFAADQGITLVYHHHMGTVVESPEEIDLFMKHTGPATHLLLDTGHCFFGGGKPEQVAKKYMDRVGHIHAKNIRPDIMKQVRADDLSFLEGVRRGVFTVPGDPEGIVAFEPVLTIAAEHKYDGWIVIEAEQDPDVRNPLEYQTMGLKALKAMSKDAGLI; translated from the coding sequence ATGATCCTGTTCGGTACAAATCCAATTGCCTGGTCCAATGATGACGATCAGTCGCTGGGCGCTCACATCACCCTAGAGCAATGCCTTGATGAAACAGCCAAGATCGGCTTCGACGGCATCGAGAAAGGCCACAAACTGCCAACGACCCCGGAAGGGATCGAGAAGGAACTCGGCGGACGGGGCCTCAAATATGTCTCCGGCTGGCATTCTCTCAACGTACTGACCAACAGCATCGAGGACGAAAAGGCCGCCATGCAGAGCTATCTTGATCTGCTCAAGGCGGTTGGCTCCAAGGTGATCATCACCTGTGAAACCTCCAACGCCATCCACGGCGCGGATGACACGCCGGTCAACAACAAACCGGTCCTGTCTGACAGCGACTGGGAAGCGTTCGGCAAAGGTGTTGAGGAGCTAGCCCAGTTTGCGGCTGATCAAGGCATCACGCTGGTCTATCATCATCACATGGGCACAGTGGTGGAAAGCCCCGAGGAAATCGACCTCTTTATGAAGCACACCGGCCCGGCCACCCATCTGTTGCTCGACACCGGTCACTGCTTTTTTGGTGGCGGCAAACCCGAACAGGTTGCCAAGAAATACATGGACCGGGTTGGCCATATCCATGCCAAGAACATCCGGCCCGACATCATGAAACAGGTCAGAGCCGACGATCTGTCCTTCCTTGAAGGCGTGCGTCGTGGTGTCTTCACCGTACCGGGCGACCCGGAGGGCATTGTTGCGTTCGAGCCGGTTCTGACAATCGCCGCAGAGCATAAATATGATGGCTGGATCGTCATCGAGGCCGAACAGGATCCCGATGTCCGCAACCCGCTTGAGTATCAGACCATGGGCCTCAAGGCCCTCAAGGCCATGTCAAAAGATGCTGGCCTGATCTGA
- a CDS encoding GntR family transcriptional regulator, producing MNSPSARTNRREEVADWIAAEIKRLGPGAKLPSMRAMMLKFSTSQRVIEAALSPFVAEGRLISRRGQGIVIASPAAPDADEAVE from the coding sequence ATGAACTCCCCCTCCGCCCGTACCAACCGCCGCGAAGAAGTGGCCGACTGGATCGCAGCGGAGATCAAACGCCTCGGTCCCGGTGCCAAACTACCCTCGATGCGCGCCATGATGCTGAAATTCTCGACCTCTCAACGCGTCATTGAAGCAGCCCTCTCCCCCTTCGTTGCAGAAGGCAGACTGATCTCGCGCCGCGGACAGGGGATTGTCATCGCAAGCCCTGCAGCGCCTGATGCGGATGAAGCAGTCGAGTAG
- the iolC gene encoding 5-dehydro-2-deoxygluconokinase — protein sequence MTSLDVITIGRSSVDLYGTQIGGRLEDMGSFSKYLGGSPTNMAAGTARLGLKSALITRVGDEHMGRFIREQLEREGVNTRGIVTDPERLTALVLLGIRDREQFPLIFYRENCADMALCEDDIDPAFIAESRCVTVTGTHLSHPKTESAVLKALRLAKENGALTALDIDYRPNLWGLSGHGDGENRFIASEKVTAKLQSTLHHFDLIVGTEEEFFIAGGSTDPVEALRAVRKVSGATLVCKRGAKGAVAFTGDIPDSLDDGQCGPGFPIEVFNVLGAGDGFMSGLLKGWLDGEDWPTALKYANACGAFAVSRHGCTPAYPSWKELQYFLERGVVNKALRKDKDLEQIHWSTNRSGDWSTMRVFAFDHRIQLEEMDGATNEKIGDFKKLCVEVVDRVADGKTGYGLLCDGRLGRDALDIATGKGLWIGRPVEWPTSRPLTVEPQLGEDFGGLMEWPLEHVIKCLCFYHPDDTDEMKAEQEAVVKRLFAASRRNRLEFLLEIIPSKVGAMDETTAPKIIQRFYDIGVCPDWWKLEPFQTDKEWAAVVETIKKNDKHTRGIVVLGLDAKMDELKASFAQAAKFELVRGFAIGRTIFGDAARAYMRDEMSGVDAVAQMTEKYASLCAIWDDVRAQAGLGKE from the coding sequence ATGACAAGCCTTGATGTCATCACCATAGGTCGGTCCTCGGTTGATTTGTATGGCACACAGATTGGCGGTCGTCTGGAAGACATGGGGTCCTTCAGCAAGTATCTGGGCGGTTCCCCGACCAACATGGCGGCGGGCACCGCGCGCCTGGGTCTGAAATCCGCACTGATCACCCGGGTTGGCGACGAACATATGGGCCGTTTCATCCGCGAGCAGCTCGAACGCGAAGGCGTCAACACCCGCGGCATTGTCACGGACCCCGAGCGCCTCACCGCTCTTGTGCTGCTGGGCATTCGTGACCGCGAACAGTTCCCCCTGATCTTCTACCGCGAAAACTGCGCCGACATGGCGCTGTGCGAAGACGACATTGATCCCGCTTTCATTGCCGAAAGTCGGTGTGTCACGGTCACCGGTACTCACCTCTCCCATCCCAAGACGGAGAGTGCTGTTCTCAAGGCCTTGCGGCTGGCCAAGGAGAACGGTGCTCTCACCGCGCTCGACATCGATTATCGCCCCAACCTGTGGGGCCTGTCGGGCCATGGGGATGGAGAAAACCGCTTTATCGCTTCGGAAAAAGTGACCGCCAAGCTGCAGTCGACCCTGCATCATTTCGATCTGATCGTCGGCACCGAGGAAGAATTCTTCATCGCCGGAGGCTCAACCGATCCCGTCGAGGCCCTTCGCGCTGTTCGCAAGGTCTCCGGCGCCACACTCGTTTGCAAACGCGGCGCCAAGGGAGCCGTTGCCTTCACCGGTGACATCCCCGACAGCCTTGACGATGGCCAATGCGGCCCCGGCTTCCCCATTGAGGTCTTCAACGTGCTTGGCGCGGGCGACGGCTTCATGTCCGGGCTGCTCAAGGGCTGGCTCGATGGCGAGGATTGGCCAACCGCGCTTAAATATGCCAACGCCTGCGGTGCTTTCGCCGTTTCCCGCCATGGCTGCACCCCGGCCTATCCGAGTTGGAAGGAGCTGCAATATTTCCTCGAACGCGGGGTCGTCAACAAGGCCCTGCGCAAGGACAAGGATCTCGAACAAATCCATTGGTCCACCAACCGCAGTGGCGACTGGTCGACCATGCGGGTCTTCGCCTTTGACCACCGCATCCAGCTCGAAGAGATGGACGGCGCAACCAACGAGAAGATCGGTGACTTCAAGAAGCTCTGCGTCGAAGTCGTCGACCGTGTGGCCGATGGCAAAACCGGCTACGGCCTGCTCTGCGATGGCCGCCTTGGCCGCGACGCCCTCGACATTGCCACCGGCAAGGGTCTCTGGATCGGCCGCCCGGTCGAATGGCCAACCTCCCGCCCGCTGACCGTTGAGCCTCAGCTTGGTGAAGATTTTGGCGGCCTCATGGAATGGCCCCTTGAGCATGTCATCAAATGCCTGTGCTTCTATCATCCGGACGATACGGACGAAATGAAGGCTGAGCAGGAAGCCGTTGTCAAACGCCTGTTTGCTGCCTCTCGCCGCAATCGCCTTGAATTCTTGCTTGAGATCATCCCCTCGAAAGTCGGGGCGATGGATGAAACAACCGCGCCAAAGATCATTCAGCGTTTCTACGATATTGGCGTTTGCCCCGATTGGTGGAAACTTGAGCCATTCCAGACCGACAAGGAATGGGCAGCCGTGGTTGAGACCATTAAGAAGAATGACAAGCATACGCGCGGCATCGTCGTGCTGGGCCTTGATGCAAAAATGGACGAGCTCAAAGCATCCTTCGCGCAGGCAGCCAAGTTCGAACTGGTACGCGGCTTTGCCATTGGCCGGACGATCTTCGGTGACGCAGCCCGTGCCTATATGCGCGATGAAATGTCCGGCGTCGACGCCGTCGCGCAAATGACCGAAAAATATGCCAGCCTGTGCGCTATCTGGGACGACGTCCGGGCGCAGGCAGGACTTGGCAAGGAGTAA
- the iolB gene encoding 5-deoxy-glucuronate isomerase produces the protein MTNLQRKPTAQSGKVHDITPESANWGYVGFALYDLQPGETAAEATGDREVILVMVEGKATVTAAGKDWGEMGERMSVFERTPPHCLYVPNGSDWSAKATTPCKIAICSAPGKGTYEAQRLGPDGIELTPRGKGSNTRFINNIAMEGRDVADSLLVTEVFTPNGNWSSYPSHRHDEDNFPHMTYLEETYYHRLNPGDGFGIQRVYTDDGSLDEVMAVKDGDVVLVPKGHHPCGAPYGFEMYYLNVMAGPLRKWRFEAAPEVKWIMERDAD, from the coding sequence GTGACCAACCTACAAAGAAAGCCAACGGCCCAATCCGGCAAGGTGCATGACATCACGCCCGAATCCGCCAATTGGGGCTATGTCGGCTTTGCCCTTTATGATCTGCAGCCCGGCGAGACCGCAGCCGAAGCAACCGGTGACCGGGAAGTCATCCTCGTCATGGTGGAAGGCAAGGCGACCGTCACGGCTGCTGGAAAAGACTGGGGCGAAATGGGCGAACGCATGAGCGTTTTCGAACGCACCCCGCCCCACTGCCTTTATGTCCCCAATGGCTCCGACTGGTCCGCGAAAGCAACCACGCCCTGCAAGATCGCCATCTGTTCAGCCCCCGGCAAGGGCACTTATGAGGCCCAGCGCCTCGGCCCCGACGGCATCGAACTGACCCCGCGGGGCAAGGGCAGCAACACCCGCTTCATCAACAACATTGCCATGGAAGGTCGCGACGTCGCCGACAGTCTTCTGGTGACCGAGGTCTTCACGCCGAATGGAAACTGGTCGTCCTATCCCAGCCACCGTCACGACGAGGACAACTTCCCTCACATGACCTACCTAGAGGAGACCTATTATCACCGGCTCAATCCGGGTGACGGGTTCGGCATCCAGCGGGTCTACACCGACGATGGCTCTCTTGATGAAGTGATGGCAGTCAAGGACGGCGATGTGGTTCTGGTGCCAAAAGGCCACCATCCTTGTGGTGCCCCCTATGGCTTCGAGATGTATTATCTCAATGTCATGGCAGGCCCCTTGCGCAAATGGCGTTTCGAGGCAGCCCCCGAGGTCAAGTGGATCATGGAACGCGACGCCGACTGA
- a CDS encoding TOBE domain-containing protein, translating into MTKTAEPLPHAIRPVLSFLGKAGQRASEERFRLLSQIDREGSISAAAKAVGISYKGAWDAVHALNNLFPSPLVVTQPGGRKGGGAFLTEEGRKALQAHQYLTERLAAFWAELEQDMMGSSDRAVSPSPLLWSFAMRTSARNVFHGIVESVITGAVHSEVALRVSDRTLLTVILTNKSAESLELREGLEAFALIKASAPVLMIDEGQTRLSARNQIRGAVLSVEDGAVNSEVLIDIGDSKVLTVIITKQSVETLAIKPGEPVCAMIKASQIILGVE; encoded by the coding sequence ATGACCAAAACCGCCGAACCCTTACCACACGCCATTCGCCCCGTTCTGTCATTTCTGGGCAAGGCTGGCCAACGGGCCAGCGAAGAGCGCTTTCGCCTTCTGTCCCAGATAGACAGGGAAGGCTCGATCTCCGCTGCGGCCAAAGCGGTCGGGATCAGTTACAAGGGGGCTTGGGATGCGGTCCATGCCCTTAACAACCTGTTTCCATCGCCCCTTGTCGTCACTCAGCCCGGTGGACGAAAGGGTGGAGGAGCATTCCTGACCGAAGAAGGGCGCAAGGCTCTTCAGGCTCATCAGTATCTCACGGAACGGCTCGCTGCGTTTTGGGCTGAACTGGAGCAGGATATGATGGGTTCTTCTGATCGTGCCGTTTCTCCCAGTCCTCTCTTGTGGAGTTTTGCCATGCGAACCAGCGCACGGAATGTCTTTCACGGTATCGTTGAATCCGTGATTACGGGTGCTGTTCATTCAGAGGTCGCCTTGCGCGTATCCGACCGAACGCTCCTGACCGTTATCCTGACCAACAAAAGCGCCGAGTCGCTTGAGCTGCGCGAAGGGCTGGAAGCCTTCGCCCTCATCAAGGCGTCGGCACCTGTCTTGATGATCGACGAAGGACAGACCCGCCTGTCAGCGCGAAACCAGATCAGGGGTGCGGTTCTGTCTGTCGAGGATGGGGCGGTGAATAGTGAGGTGTTGATCGATATCGGTGACAGCAAGGTTTTGACCGTCATTATCACCAAACAGAGCGTTGAAACGCTCGCAATCAAGCCCGGAGAGCCGGTCTGTGCCATGATCAAGGCCTCGCAGATCATTCTCGGGGTCGAATAG
- the iolD gene encoding 3D-(3,5/4)-trihydroxycyclohexane-1,2-dione acylhydrolase (decyclizing) → MKTIRLTAAQAMVRYLGKQMTEDGVPFLAGIWAIFGHGNVSGLGEALYHAQDTLPTYRGHNEQSMAHAALAYTKQQARRRAMAVTSSIGPGATNLVTAAALAHINRLPLLIIPGDIFSTRGPDPVLQQVEDFNDGTISVNDCFKPVSRYFDRIQRPEQLLLALPRAMATMTDPADCGPVTLAFCQDVQSEAYDWPESFFEEKVWYQRRIRPDSGELSRVLDAIRAAKKPVIVAGGGVHYSGACDTLQSFAEKHGIPVVETQAGKSALPWDHPLNMGPVGVTGSASANTVCEDADLVLGVGTRFQDFTTGSWALFKNPDRQLVSINVAAYDAMKHGAMPLQSDAMVGLEVLTAALADFAFTAPSDQLKADWFAAVDPLTAAPKDDVNALPTDQQVIGAVQRASTEDTVVMCAAGTMPGELHKLWKSPRPGAYHMEYGYSCMGYEIAGAIGIKMAEPERDVVCMLGDGSYMMMNSELATAVTMGVKITIVITDNRGFGCINRLQMSTGGAEFNNLLDHAYHVKPAEIDFVQHTASMGATSVKAATVAELEDALAKAKQATGPFVVVIDTDPYPSTPDGGHWWDVAVPEVSERPEVNEARANYLKQLAYRN, encoded by the coding sequence ATGAAAACGATCCGATTAACAGCGGCTCAGGCAATGGTGCGCTACCTTGGCAAACAGATGACCGAGGACGGCGTCCCTTTCCTCGCTGGCATCTGGGCCATCTTCGGACATGGCAACGTCTCTGGTCTGGGGGAAGCTCTCTACCACGCACAAGACACCCTGCCGACCTATCGTGGCCACAACGAGCAGAGCATGGCTCATGCCGCCCTTGCCTACACCAAACAGCAAGCTCGCAGACGGGCCATGGCCGTCACCTCGTCCATCGGACCGGGGGCAACCAACCTGGTCACCGCAGCCGCGCTCGCTCATATCAACAGGCTTCCCCTGCTGATCATTCCCGGCGATATCTTCTCAACGCGCGGCCCCGACCCGGTGCTGCAGCAGGTTGAGGATTTCAACGACGGCACCATCAGCGTCAATGACTGCTTCAAACCGGTTTCGCGGTATTTCGATCGCATCCAGCGGCCCGAACAACTGCTGCTCGCTTTGCCCAGAGCCATGGCGACCATGACCGACCCGGCCGATTGCGGGCCCGTCACCCTCGCCTTCTGTCAGGACGTGCAATCCGAAGCCTACGACTGGCCGGAAAGTTTCTTTGAAGAAAAAGTCTGGTATCAGCGCCGCATCCGGCCCGATTCAGGCGAGCTCTCCCGTGTGCTTGACGCAATCCGTGCGGCCAAGAAACCGGTCATCGTGGCCGGTGGCGGCGTGCATTATTCGGGCGCCTGCGACACTCTGCAAAGCTTTGCCGAAAAACACGGCATCCCTGTTGTTGAAACACAGGCTGGCAAATCCGCCCTGCCGTGGGATCATCCCCTCAACATGGGTCCAGTCGGCGTCACCGGGTCGGCAAGCGCCAACACCGTCTGCGAAGATGCGGATCTGGTGCTCGGTGTTGGCACCCGCTTTCAGGATTTCACAACCGGTTCATGGGCTCTGTTCAAAAACCCGGATCGCCAGCTCGTCAGCATCAACGTCGCGGCCTATGACGCCATGAAACATGGTGCGATGCCGCTGCAAAGCGACGCCATGGTCGGCCTTGAAGTCCTGACGGCAGCCCTTGCCGACTTCGCCTTCACAGCCCCATCCGATCAACTCAAGGCGGACTGGTTCGCTGCCGTTGATCCCCTCACCGCAGCCCCCAAAGACGATGTCAACGCCCTGCCGACGGACCAGCAGGTCATTGGCGCGGTTCAGCGGGCCTCAACCGAGGACACCGTCGTCATGTGCGCGGCCGGCACCATGCCCGGTGAATTGCACAAGCTCTGGAAGTCTCCCCGTCCGGGGGCCTACCATATGGAATATGGCTATTCCTGCATGGGCTACGAAATTGCCGGTGCAATAGGCATCAAGATGGCAGAGCCCGAGCGCGATGTTGTCTGCATGTTGGGGGATGGCTCCTACATGATGATGAACTCGGAGCTGGCGACAGCGGTCACGATGGGCGTCAAGATCACCATCGTGATCACCGACAACCGCGGCTTTGGCTGCATCAACCGGTTGCAGATGAGCACAGGAGGAGCGGAATTCAACAACCTTCTCGACCATGCCTATCATGTCAAACCGGCCGAAATCGACTTTGTCCAGCACACGGCCTCAATGGGAGCCACATCCGTCAAGGCGGCCACGGTTGCTGAACTGGAAGACGCGCTCGCAAAAGCCAAGCAAGCCACAGGCCCCTTCGTCGTCGTGATCGACACCGACCCCTACCCCAGCACGCCGGATGGCGGACACTGGTGGGATGTCGCGGTGCCCGAAGTCAGCGAACGTCCAGAAGTCAACGAGGCACGTGCCAACTATCTCAAACAACTAGCATATCGGAACTAA
- the modB gene encoding molybdate ABC transporter permease subunit, translating into MLEAILLTLELAVTVTVLLLLIGTPIAWWLARSKCWWKEAVGTVVALPLVLPPTVLGFYLLLALGPNSFLGRSIAAVFGQTLPFTFAGLVVASIIYSMPFMVQPIRNAFEAIGERPLEVAATLRASPLDRFFTVVLPLARPGLIAGTILSFAHTVGEFGVVLMIGGNIPGETKVLSVAIYDYVETLQWSKAHILAAGMLVFSFLVIFTTTTIEKRLRSKMQ; encoded by the coding sequence GTGCTGGAAGCCATCCTGCTGACGCTTGAACTGGCCGTGACGGTGACTGTCCTCTTGCTGCTGATCGGCACGCCGATTGCGTGGTGGCTGGCCCGTTCAAAATGCTGGTGGAAGGAGGCCGTTGGTACGGTTGTGGCGTTGCCTCTGGTGCTGCCGCCAACGGTGCTGGGGTTTTATCTTCTGCTGGCGCTGGGGCCAAACAGCTTTCTTGGACGGTCGATTGCTGCCGTGTTCGGGCAAACCCTGCCTTTCACTTTTGCGGGGCTGGTGGTGGCGTCGATCATCTATTCCATGCCCTTTATGGTGCAGCCGATCCGCAATGCCTTTGAGGCAATAGGGGAGCGTCCCCTTGAGGTCGCGGCCACCTTGCGCGCTTCGCCGCTGGATCGCTTCTTTACGGTCGTCCTGCCGTTGGCCCGTCCGGGGCTGATCGCCGGCACGATCCTGAGTTTTGCTCACACGGTGGGAGAGTTCGGTGTCGTTTTGATGATCGGGGGGAACATTCCCGGCGAGACCAAGGTCCTGTCGGTCGCGATTTATGACTATGTCGAGACCCTGCAGTGGAGCAAGGCGCATATATTGGCTGCCGGTATGTTGGTCTTCTCGTTCCTTGTCATTTTCACCACGACCACCATCGAAAAACGCTTGCGGAGCAAGATGCAATGA